The following proteins are encoded in a genomic region of Sesamum indicum cultivar Zhongzhi No. 13 linkage group LG8, S_indicum_v1.0, whole genome shotgun sequence:
- the LOC105168341 gene encoding oxysterol-binding protein-related protein 1D → MNPLCCIAPVSVEKDRAVVKSQTLSQELVFESNCSDESVRCNNSNNVILRPVSFNSRRSLSTNGGGGGSDLHAEKCEENDEVKSVAGILYKWVNYGKGWRERWFVLEDGVLSYYKVHGPDKIVVSSVREKGVRVIGEESWRYMRKGSSGSGSGSANGLRGNGFGSGKRWKPFGEIHLKVSSVRASKSDDKRLSIFTGTKTLHLRCQSKEDRASWIEALLVAKDKFPRLLTSNDLAPSEEFVVSTEKLRSRLMQEGISETVVKDCESIMLGELTEMQNQLKTLQLKHILLLDTLRRLETEKIELETTVVDETKGRDSCCGQGNRRFSDFYSVMSEGSASDSDADNESRYGVDIETDDDDGIFFDTNDFLSAESLRSASYRSRDNPIYAHSPWTCEKESSFSNQLSEVGMEIKAIEFPYIKRRDYLPEPKEKEKPVGLWSIIKDNIGKDLSGVCLPVYFNEPLSSLQKCFEDLEYSYLVDRALEWGKQGNDLMRILNVAAFAVSGYASTEGRQCKPFNPLLGETYEADYPDKGLRFFSEKVSHHPMIVACHCEGRGWKFWADSNLKGKFWGRSIQLDPVGIITLQFEDGETFQWSKVTTSIYNIIIGKIYCDHYGTMRIKGSGNYSCKLKFKEQSIIDRNPHQVHGFVQDNRTGEKVAVLLGKWDEAMYYVMGDPTTKPKGYDPMTEAVLLWERDKSVTKTRYNLTPFAISLNELTSGLKEKLPPTDSRLRPDQRHLENGEYELANAEKLRLEQLQRQARKLQDRGWQPRWFRKDEDGCYSYKGGYWEAREKHNWDGIPDIFGQPCDIPVSVVEE, encoded by the exons ATGAATCCGCTGTGCTGCATTGCTCCGGTGTCGGTTGAGAAGGATCGAGCTGTGGTGAAGTCGCAAACCCTAAGTCAGGAGCTGGTGTTTGAGAGTAACTGCTCTGATGAGAGTGTTAGGTGTAATAATAGCAACAATGTGATTCTGAGGCCGGTGAGTTTTAACTCGAGGAGGAGTTTGTCGACAAATGGGGGTGGTGGAGGAAGTGATTTGCACGCTGAGAAATGCGAGGAGAATGATGAGGTTAAGAGTGTGGCTGggattttgtataaatgggtGAATTACGGGAAGGGGTGGAGGGAAAGGTGGTTTGTGTTGGAAGATGGGGTGCTGTCGTATTACAAGGTGCACGGGCCGGATAAGATTGTTGTGAGTTCGGTTAGGGAAAAGGGGGTGAGGGTGATTGGGGAGGAAAGTTGGAGGTATATGAGGAAGGGTAGTAGTGGGAGTGGGAGTGGGAGCGCTAACGGTCTCCGGGGAAATGGGTTTGGGTCTGGGAAGCGGTGGAAGCCGTTTGGGGAGATACACCTGAAG GTTTCTTCAGTTCGGGCCAGCAAGTCAGATGACAAAAGACTTTCCATATTCACAGGAACAAAAACTCTCCACTTGCGTTGTCAATCCAAAGAAGACAGGGCTTCATGGATTGAAGCTCTTCTGGTTGCTAAAGATAAATTCCCTAGACTATTAACAAGCAACGACTTAGCACCCTCTGAAGAATTTGTTGTATCAACAGAAAAGCTAAGGTCACGGTTAATGCAGGAGGGCATCAGTGAGACAGTTGTAAAAGACTGTGAGTCTATAATGCTAGGTGAACTTACTGAGATGCAGAATCAATTGAAGACTCTTCAACTCAAACACATCTTGCTGCTGGACACATTAAGAAGACTGGAG ACAGAGAAGATAGAATTGGAAACAACTGTAGTTGATGAAACAAAGGGACGAGATTCTTGCTGTGGACAAGGCAATAGAAGGTTCAGTG ATTTCTATTCAGTCATGTCTGAGGGCAGTGCAAGTGACTCAGATGCAGATAATGAAAGCCGATATGGTGTGGATATTGAAACAGATGATGACGATGGTATCTTTTTTGACACGAATGACTTTTTGTCTGCTGAGTCTCTAAGAAGTGCTTCGTATCGGAGTAGAGATAATCCAATATATGCTCATAGCCCCTGGACTTGTGAAAAAGAATCTTCCTTCTCTAATCAGTTAAGCGAAGTTGGTATGGAAATAAAGGCAATTGAATTTCCATACATCAAAAGAAGGGATTATTTACCAGAACCCAAGGAGAAAGAGAAGCCAGTTGGGTTATGGTCAATAATTAAGGATAACATAGGCAAGGATTTGTCAGGTGTTTGCCTTCCTGTGTACTTCAATGAGCCTTTGTCCTCGCTTCAGAAATGCTTTGAAGACTTGGAGTACTCATATCTTGTTGACCGAGCATTGGAATGGGGAAAACAG GGAAATGATTTAATGAGAATTCTTAATGTAGCAGCTTTTGCAGTGTCTGGTTATGCATCAACAGAAGGTCGACAATGCAAACCCTTCAACCCTCTCCTTGGGGAAACCTATGAGGCTGACTATCCTGATAAGGGTTTGAGATTCTTCTCCGAAAAG GTTAGTCATCATCCAATGATTGTTGCCTGTCATTGTGAGGGTAGGGGTTGGAAATTCTGGGCAGATTCTAATCTGAAAGGCAAGTTCTGGGGCCGTTCCATCCAGCTTGACCCTGTTGGGATTATTACCCTTCAGTTTGAAGATGGCGAGACATTTCAGTGGAGCAAAGTCACTACTTCTATATACAACATTATAATTGGTAAAATCTATTGTGATCATTACGGAACCATGCGCATAAAAGGCAGTGGTAACTATTCTTGCAAGCTCAAGTTCAAGGAGCAGTCTATCATAGACCGAAATCCGCATCAG gttCATGGATTTGTGCAAGACAATAGAACCGGGGAGAAAGTGGCAGTTCTGCTAGGGAAGTGGGACGAAGCAATGTATTATGTGATGGGAGATCCAACTACTAAGCCCAAGGGATATGATCCAATGACAGAAGCCGTTTTGCTGTGGGAAAGAGATAAATCTGTTACCAAGACAAGATATAATCTTACACCATTTGCAATATCTTTAAATGAATTGACATCTGGTTTAAAGGAGAAGCTGCCACCAACAGACTCAAGACTGAGACCCGATCAAAGGCATTTGGAGAATGGAGAATATGAGCTGGCAAATGCAGAGAAGCTGAGACTTGAACAATTGCAGAGACAG GCGAGGAAGCTGCAAGACAGAGGCTGGCAACCCAGATGGTTCCGCAAGGATGAGGATGGTTGTTACAGTTACAAGGGTGGATACTGGGAAGCAAGGGAAAAACATAACTGGGATGGAATCCCTGACATATTCGGGCAGCCCTGTGATATCCCAGTTTCTGTAGTTGAAGAGTGA
- the LOC105168339 gene encoding D-cysteine desulfhydrase 2, mitochondrial isoform X1 translates to MGVLKHNPVNDKLVLRLLDRRWALNSPDAKINQIMILNPKEDGLNGDVTFRNITQPCLDEGIMKKNQSFPSFYVVRDDLLHPLVNGNKARKLDALLPLLEDYDATDVVTCGGCQSAHTAAVAVSCAERGLRPHLLLRGEAPETLTGYNLVSTLYGNVVYVPRSLYAKRKEMLTRHAESVAGRDGSVIWLDDILGASSRNHSSGKQNFSKADPVKCPEKSRKVVVINEGAGDSVALLGVVRLIQYLSQNHLFGKDQALNIVVDAGTGTTAVGLALGALCLGLPWEVTAVMLADKINAYKEKEQNLISEYLRSFMSSADGLDPSIVNAEIVQWVERSLPRKFGNILKGEVQECQKIARQTGILVDPIYTLAAWDIATKLSQNMLEDRKVVMLHTGGTLGMFGLAQRYRSYFKIPDEDFR, encoded by the exons ATG GGTGTTTTGAAGCATAATCCTGTAAATGATAAACTTGTGTTGAGATTGCTTGATAGACGGTGGGCTTTGAACAGCCCGGATGCGAAAATTAACCAGATAATGATTTTGAATCCAAAGGAAGATGGGTTAAATGGGGATGTTACGTTTCGCAATATCACCCAACCATGCCTTGATGAAGGCATAATGAAGAAGAACCAATCTTTTCCATCTTTCTATGTGGTTAGGGATGACTTGTTGCATCCTTTGGTGAATGGTAACAAGGCGAGGAAATTGGACGCTCTGCTTCCCCTCCTTGAGGATTATGACGCGACTGATGTG GTTACATGTGGGGGCTGCCAAAGTGCGCACACTGCAGCTGTTG CTGTGTCATGTGCAGAGAGAGGATTGAGGCCACACTTACTTCTTCGAGGAGAAGCGCCTGAGACTCTAACTGGCTACAATCTTGTTTCTACATTATATGGAAATGTGGTTTATGTTCCAAGATCTTTATAtgccaaaagaaaagaaatgctCACGAGGCATGCTGAGTCAGTGGCAGGCCGTGATGGATCCGTTATATGGCTTGATGATATATTGGGGGCTTCGTCCAGAAATCATTCATCTGGGAAACAGAACTTCTCCAAAGCAGATCCTGTCAAATGTcctgaaaaatcaagaaaagttgtCGTTATAAACGAAGGTGCAGGAGATTCAGTTGCATTACTAG GCGTCGTGCGTTTGATACAATACTTGTCCCAAAACCACTTGTTTGGAAAAGATCAGGCACTAAATATTGTTGTGGATGCTGGCACTGGGACAACAGCTGTTGGTTTGGCTCTTGGAGCTTTATGTTTAGG ACTTCCATGGGAGGTAACGGCAGTGATGCTGGCTGACAAAATCAATGCCTACAAAGAAAAGGAGCAAAATTTGATATCTGAATATCTTAGAAGTTTTATGTCTTCTGCTGACGGCCTAGACCCAAGCATAGTCAATGCCGAAATTGTGCAATGGGTCGAGCGCAGCTTACCTAGAAA GTTCGGGAATATTTTGAAAGGCGAAGTTCAAGAATGCCAAAAAATAGCCAGGCAAACTGGTATTCTTGTGGATCCGATATACACTTTGGCTGCTTGGGATATTGCAACAAAACTCAGCCAAAACATGTTAGAAGATAGGAAAGTGGTGATGCTTCACACGGGAGGAACGCTGGGGATGTTCGGCCTAGCCCAGC
- the LOC105168339 gene encoding D-cysteine desulfhydrase 2, mitochondrial isoform X2, with amino-acid sequence MGVLKHNPVNDKLVLRLLDRRWALNSPDAKINQIMILNPKEDGLNGDVTFRNITQPCLDEGIMKKNQSFPSFYVVRDDLLHPLVNGNKARKLDALLPLLEDYDATDVVTCGGCQSAHTAAVAVSCAERGLRPHLLLRGEAPETLTGYNLVSTLYGNVVYVPRSLYAKRKEMLTRHAESVAGRDGSVIWLDDILGASSRNHSSGKQNFSKADPVKCPEKSRKVVVINEGAGDSVALLGVVRLIQYLSQNHLFGKDQALNIVVDAGTGTTAVGLALGALCLGFGNILKGEVQECQKIARQTGILVDPIYTLAAWDIATKLSQNMLEDRKVVMLHTGGTLGMFGLAQRYRSYFKIPDEDFR; translated from the exons ATG GGTGTTTTGAAGCATAATCCTGTAAATGATAAACTTGTGTTGAGATTGCTTGATAGACGGTGGGCTTTGAACAGCCCGGATGCGAAAATTAACCAGATAATGATTTTGAATCCAAAGGAAGATGGGTTAAATGGGGATGTTACGTTTCGCAATATCACCCAACCATGCCTTGATGAAGGCATAATGAAGAAGAACCAATCTTTTCCATCTTTCTATGTGGTTAGGGATGACTTGTTGCATCCTTTGGTGAATGGTAACAAGGCGAGGAAATTGGACGCTCTGCTTCCCCTCCTTGAGGATTATGACGCGACTGATGTG GTTACATGTGGGGGCTGCCAAAGTGCGCACACTGCAGCTGTTG CTGTGTCATGTGCAGAGAGAGGATTGAGGCCACACTTACTTCTTCGAGGAGAAGCGCCTGAGACTCTAACTGGCTACAATCTTGTTTCTACATTATATGGAAATGTGGTTTATGTTCCAAGATCTTTATAtgccaaaagaaaagaaatgctCACGAGGCATGCTGAGTCAGTGGCAGGCCGTGATGGATCCGTTATATGGCTTGATGATATATTGGGGGCTTCGTCCAGAAATCATTCATCTGGGAAACAGAACTTCTCCAAAGCAGATCCTGTCAAATGTcctgaaaaatcaagaaaagttgtCGTTATAAACGAAGGTGCAGGAGATTCAGTTGCATTACTAG GCGTCGTGCGTTTGATACAATACTTGTCCCAAAACCACTTGTTTGGAAAAGATCAGGCACTAAATATTGTTGTGGATGCTGGCACTGGGACAACAGCTGTTGGTTTGGCTCTTGGAGCTTTATGTTTAGG GTTCGGGAATATTTTGAAAGGCGAAGTTCAAGAATGCCAAAAAATAGCCAGGCAAACTGGTATTCTTGTGGATCCGATATACACTTTGGCTGCTTGGGATATTGCAACAAAACTCAGCCAAAACATGTTAGAAGATAGGAAAGTGGTGATGCTTCACACGGGAGGAACGCTGGGGATGTTCGGCCTAGCCCAGC
- the LOC105168340 gene encoding protein SDA1 homolog, whose protein sequence is MAPDLVADSISASGLTSEKLNLPSLQSKMKSDPEGYSSELTLIYKQFKSSLELFQQQVALNFTSLSGIAADSTVAKDLGDRAMFLAHVTPFYPKELAQYPNELVRFLESSARNLPSGLRVHVAQALILLINRKIIDIRETLVVFMELQTLGDRALKKLAFSHVIHSIRRMNQKHKNDPMNRALQNVLFGMLQQEEEAKAKRALITLCDLHRRKVWFDDRTANAICMACFHSSSRIMIAALSFLLDFEKIEDDDDDSDDSGSEDEPATEQPQIVLNKEAIYKANHKGTTSSKKKKKAKLQRVIRSMKKQQRISSEKTNSNYYSPLNHLKDAQGFAEKLFSRLQASNERFEVKMMILKVIARTVGLHHLILLNFYPYLQKYIQPHQRDVTNLLAAAVQACHDMVPPDAVEPLFKQIVNQFVHDRSRPEAISVGLNVVREICLRMPLLMTEDLLQDLVLYRKSHEKAVSSAARSLLTLFREVCPSLLIKKDRGRPADPKARPKAFGEVHVASDIPGVELLEQDDHGDSDEGLDGEHYGSSTDDDCQEDDGIGLTEEDSNVGSDDDSECESGDSSDSAHEMDDDSGGSAEDDEVSDEDDNNCNADDASDEEKSEEDADEENDKSGLPETDAVSATNPKSKAKKRKFADFEGQLNAASKSLRALKKLAGASGNTSSNTDDGILSNEDFQRIKELKAKKEARAALTQHGFKVPSSDQLSTKRVDAAKLEANIKKKLTKEERLALIRAGREERGKYQSRTAMKQKKTGGLSNRQKEHKKAMPLAAKRAKIAKTRQEKKKQQRSSKQFRGRKAWK, encoded by the exons ATGGCCCCCGACCTCGTCGCGGACTCGATATCCGCCTCCGGACTGACCTCAGAAAAGCTCAACCTTCCGAGCCTTCAATCCAAAATGAAATCTGATCCTGAAGGCTATAGTTCGGAGCTAACCTTGATATACAAACAATTTAAGTCATCTCTCGAGCTGTTCCAGCAGCAAGTTGCGTTGAATTTCACATCACTCAGTGGGATTGCTGCTGACTCCACCGTGGCAAAGGATTTGGGTGATCGGGCTATGTTCTTAGCCCACGTTACTCCGTTTTATCCGAAAGAATTAGCTCAGTACCCGAATGAATTGGTCAGGTTTCTGGAATCTTCTGCCCGGAATTTGCCGTCGGGACTTAGGGTGCATGTGGCACAAGCTCTGATTCTTTTGATTAACCGAaag ATCATTGATATCAGAGAGACACTTGTAGTATTCATGGAGCTTCAGACATTGGGGGATAGGGCATTGAAAAAATTGGCTTTTTCCCACGTCATTCATAGTATTAGACGCATGAACCAGAAGCATAAAAACGATCCAATGAATAGGGCGCTTCAGAATGTTTTGTTTGGAATGCTGCAG CAAGAGGAAGAAGCGAAAGCAAAGAGAGCACTTATTACTCTGTGTGATCTTCATCGGAGGAAAGTCTGGTTTGATGACAGGACGGCAAATGCTATATGCATGGCATGTTTTCATTCTTCATCAAG GATCATGATTGCTGCCCTatcttttcttcttgattttgagaagattgaagatgatgatgatgatagtgATGATTCCGGCAGTGAAGATGAGCCAGCTACTGAACAACCTCAAATAGTATTGAATAAAGAAGCGATCTACAAG GCAAACCACAAAGGCACAACAtcaagcaaaaagaaaaagaaggcaaAGCTCCAGCGTGTTATCCGTAGCATGAAGAAACAGCAGCGAATATCATCTGAGAAAACTAACTCAAACTACTACTCACCACTAAACCATTTGAAAGATGCACAG GGATTTGCTGAAAAGCTGTTTTCTCGCCTGCAAGCTAGCAATGAAAGGTTTGAG GTAAAAATGATGATTCTTAAAGTTATTGCCCGAACCGTTGGTCTTCACCACTTGATTTTGTTAAACTTCTACCCCTACCTTCAGAAATATATCCAG CCACATCAGAGAGATGTCACAAATCTACTTGCAGCAGCTGTTCAGGCCTGCCATGACATG GTACCACCTGATGCAGTTGAACCGTTGTTTAAGCAAATAGTTAACCAATTTGTACATGATCGATCACGCCCTGAG GCCATCTCTGTGGGTTTGAATGTGGTGCGAGAAATATGTTTACGGATGCCTTTG TTGATGACCGAGGATTTGCTGCAAGACCTTGTCTTATATAGAAAATCACATGAGAAAGCAGTTTCTTCAGCTGCTCGTTCACTTCTTACCCTATTTAGAGAG GTTTGCCCTTCACTGTTGATCAAGAAGGATAGAGGTCGGCCTGCAGACCCAAAGGCCCGACCTAAAGCCTTTGGTGAGGTGCATGTTGCTAGCGACATCCCAGGCGTTGAGTTATTGGAACAAGATGATCATGGTGATAGCGATGAGGGCCTAGATGGGGAGCACTATGGTTCCTCTACAGATGATGATTGTCAAGAGGATGATGGCATTGGTCTTACTGAAGAGGATAGCAATGTTGGAAGTGATGATGATTCTGAATGTGAATCTGGTGACTCCAGTGATTCTGCTCATGAAATGGATGATGACAGTGGTGGGAGTGCTGAAGATGATGAAGTGTCTGATGAAGACGATAATAATTGCAATGCTGATGACGCCAGTGATGAAGAGAAGAGCGAGGAAGATGCTGATGAGGAGAATGACAAGTCGGGTTTACCGGAAACTGATGCTGTTAGTGCAACGAATCCTAAAtcaaaagcaaagaaaaggAAGTTTGCTGATTTTGAGGGACAGCTGAATGCAGCCAGTAAAAGTCTTCGTGCTCTGAAGAAATTAGCTGGAGCTAGCGGGAACACCTCTTCTAACACAGATGATGGCATTCTTTCTAATGAGGACTTTCAAAGAATAAAAGAGCTCAAG GCTAAGAAGGAGGCTAGGGCTGCCTTAACTCAGCACGGATTCAAGGTTCCGAGCTCAGACCAACTTAGCACCAAGAGGGTTGATGCTGCCAAACTTGAG GCTAACATAAAGAAGAAGTTAACAAAGGAAGAAAGATTGGCATTGATAAGAGCAGGGAGGGAGGAGAGAGGGAAATACCAATCTCGGACTGCTATGAAGCAGAAGAAG ACCGGTGGTTTAAGCAATCGGCAAAAGGAACACAAGAAAGCTATGCCACTTGCTGCAAAAAGAGCCAAGATAGCAAAAACTCGccaagagaagaagaaacaacaACGGTCGAGCAAACAATTCCGTGGACGGAAAGCATGGAAATAA